The Medicago truncatula cultivar Jemalong A17 chromosome 7, MtrunA17r5.0-ANR, whole genome shotgun sequence genome includes the window TGTCAACGTGAGGCAAACAAACCTgtagttgtaaaaaaaaaaaacctaacatGCAGTAAACCTCATAAATTATAGAGTAATTATTTTTAACACATACCAGGGGTTCTTATAAATGTTCAAAATTTACAGCTACATGATTTACATACCTTTtacataatatttctttttacttGGTAATTTACTGTGGACTATGTCGTATTTTAGAAAGCTTCTTTTATCCCCCACACCAGAACGGTGAGTCCGGACAAATCCAATTTTTGAGAATAAGAAAATGGGGTGAGGGGAGAATCTCCCCATAATTTATGGTTCAgacttcaaaaaaatttactagattattttttttttactgagcTTGACTAGAATTTTCACACATCTATACTTTGATAGGTTAATTTTGCCATTTATCATTCTCATGAAGTATACTAAGTCAACAGAGAACTAACTGCTTCAAACACTTGTAGAATTTGagtcaaaaaaatcacaatttgaGGTTCTTAAGGGCATTAATCAAACTTGTTTATTGAAGAGATAGGGAACTTTTCCTCCCCTCTTCACTAGTGATAactccttcaaaaaacaaaaaaaaactataggaATAAGAATACAAACAGTTGGGAAATATACATATCATCCCTTAGCTGTGCAAGCTAATACCTAACAGGTCTTCCAATGAATACTTTGACCACCAATATTTTCCTTTACAGACTTCAGTTTGGCAATCAGAAATTACTCTTTTGAGCTTTATTATACTATACTCATGCCTTGCATCTGAGCCAACTTCTGATCACATACAGTATTAGATAGAAGCTTACTACGAGATGCTACTCTTGTGGATATAGCAGTTTGCAAAGTAGCGAGTTGTTACACTTGGGGGCTTTGTGTACAAAATAAGGCATTGTGCAATACGGGTAGAAGAGGTTATAGGTGGACAAACTGTAACAGCAAATGCCAACTGTACATCAGCATGACCATAACTTACAAGCATCGGCATACTATTTATCTATTCTTAGATTGTTACATAGATGACTAAGCTCGGGTCTTGCATCCATCCATCCAGCAAATTCTGTATCATCGGGAGAGTTGCAGTAGAGATACGATCTGAATGTGATAAGGAAAAAGTACCGCCTGGaggaaaacaaatatgattaCAAAAGCAGATAGTCCTTATGGTGCACACCTAAACGTTTTTATGTGATGACTACCTCGCAAATCCAAAAATATGTGTACTTcaaattttctactttttttcaAAGTTTGATCTAAAGTGCAAGATCACCCATTTTAAGGTGGTTGTGATTTAGTAGTTAAATTGAAAAACATAACACATGAAAATCAACCTTacaaaataataactttttctaaaatgaattttattataaattcacCATTTGATTGAAAGTTCGTCAAATGTAACATTTTTCATACTCCatcaaaatacattttatattaatgttcgactttcttttcaaaatcaatttcaataaaCAGTGTGGCTTAAAAGTCTGATTATATTAATTCCTGCATGTGTCAACCAACTCCCACACGCTACCATATATAAGCACCAGCAGCATATGTGAGGGTGTGATCAATTCTTTTTAGAGGATATATACAGATACTCATCAGTAGGTACCAAGAAAACATTTATGTTAGCAAGGCAAGTAAATGTTATGTACCTCAAAGCCTTGATACCCATGTCAAAAAGATATGCACgctcttcatcatcatcatcagtaAACTTCTCAAATTCTCTAATGTAATACAGAATATCATCTCGAATATGTCCTGCGCCTGCacatctattaaaaaaaatagaaaaattcagTGCAATCAACAAGCCAATAACTAACATCTTAAGCTATATTGCCACATCAAACTTCCCCGGTGAATAAATAGTGTAAAGGCTATTTTATAACCACAAAAGTGATGACATAATATAGTTGCAAAGAAAAGGTAAATTCAACCGCTGAAAGTACCCCCTTCAAGTCCCCGTCCTTTCCCTTTTTGGGTTGAAGCCTTCCACacaaaaagggaaaaaagacAAGGACAGTGCCATGTTTCAAACAAAATACATTTTTCATCATAGAGAACATAATTCATCCACTGATGTTGAATGCATTTTCATACAGGTAATACAATATGGATGGTAAAGCttctaataaatttatttttatacctTTCAATGACAATGTCAACATCTGCTTTGCTTTGGGGACCATGTACGAGGACTCTTGTAAGGTTCAAAATGTCCCGATAGTCGCCCATCCTAAGTGCTGTTTCATTAGAAGCTCGAGAAAGTGAATTATCTTCAGTCACTGCATATGTATCAGGACCAAATGATGGCTGCAGTATTTTGGATGCAAAGTTTGCTTCTGCGCCAAGTCTAATACAGATTATGGCCATTGCATATGCGACTCCACCAAAACCTGTGTGCGATACAAAGAGGTAACTCCCTGCAGAGCTACAATAAAGCAATAATTTATAAGTACATTGTAATATCTAAATGAAGAGTAACTTAAGATTAACATATTGAGTTTTCAGTTTCTAGATGGTATGCACAGATATGTGGGGATCATATTCAAAACAACACCACTACAAACCATGACAAGAATCCAATGGCTACAATTTGGAGACAGCAAAGCAGCCAAATTATCAGCAATCATAAGCTGTTAACAATTCTATGATATGATTGATAATAATTCTATGATTCTATTTACATACTGTCTAAAATGGTACAACCAGTGACGCAACAAAAATGTTGGCAAACTTTAGAAGACCCATATACTACCAAGTAAGGAGACTTACTCATCTTGACAATACTGTATTGCATCGACATCAGAGGCTAAGGCATCTCTCTCTCTTGTTAAGGGTATCCTCCGATAGACAATATCATATCCATCATCTTTTAGAAGAGAATAAACTTCTGCTGGTGTCTTCACATCATCTGCCAGAATGTTTTCCCAGTATCCAACCACAGTAGACTGATTTGTTGAGGGATCATATTCTTCACGGTGTAGTAGCATTCGCCCACCAGACTGTCTAATCTCAGCCAGTGTGTCTTCTTTCAGCCGTGCTTCCATGTGTTCAACCTGAATTATAGTTACCATGAGTTGTGCAACACAATACTTACGTAATATGTTCCAATAGACAAACTATTGTACAAGATGGCTCACCACAGGACCGGTGATTCCGACGTGTTTGAGTGTATCAACAGGTTTGTTTAACTCCCTGTGGACAAAGGGAACACAGTTGATATAAACAACTGCTTCTTCTCTTACATCGGTCAATATAACTTTCCGAGCAGTGAACCCAGGTTTAGATTTAGCATCCAGATAGTTTAGCATCTCCTTGGCCCCAGAGATGGTTGGAGTTGCCATGCAACATACAGGGTATCCATCAACCTGAAAAAATGACACTCTCACAGTCATCATACCACACTACATTATATATCAATTGACAATAACATGAGAACTGATAATGCAAAATGCTGTAAGCAAATCCagtttatattttatcttttttattgtttgatggATCTCAAAGTTACAAGTTAATAAGTAATTGTAAATCTATATATTTGTCGACGCACGCAATTGTCAAACTATGATACAATTAAATAAGAGGCACTCTTTATAAAATTGAAAGTATGAGAATCATATAATACAAACCATAGCATGTTATCTTCATTTCAAATATTGAATGAGTGGAAGCAATATCGACTAAAGTAAATTATCAACTAATGTAAAACGGTGCAATGTACTTGTAAAACTACAAGATAACAAACTAAACAGATGTGCAATCTAGTTCCACACCAGACAGCATTTTTTCGAAATAAACTTACACCATCGGACATATTAAAGATGCTAATTCTACGTATATTTGGATCACTGACGTGTAGCCTTACCTTCTGGCATCACAGATGATGATATTTAGTTTCTTTAGCAATACTTTCAAACACAAACATACCTTGTAAACATGAGGTGCACCATGTATTTGTATATTATTGGAAGTTCTCTGTCCAGGAAAGAAATACATTTTAAGTATGGAGCCCTTCCCCAAAACAGAACCGTTTCTGGCATTGACAGTAGACTCCATCACTGCATCTCCATGCTGAGACTCTTGTGATTCTCTCAATTCCTCCTACAATTTAAACTGACATTATCTAAGCAATccttatttgaattttgaaaataatcattTGATTAGAAAACACTTACAGGGACAGTGAAAAACCTCCCTGGTCTTGATCTGATGCTCCATTTCATAGCCTGTACCTCTGGCCTCTGATGCAACCAAACCTTAAATGTCATTCTGGAATTCCCTTGTCCACAAAACCCATCGAATGCTTCGCTTCCAAGATACGCTGCAAAAGCAATTAGACGGAAGTACCGCTCCAAGTACTCAGCACCACGATCTAAAGCCACCCTCCTTACCCTTGGCTCGACATGCTGTTGATTGAATACTTTTCTATATTGTAGGACAGCTTGACGAATGTTTTGAAGTGCAGAACATCTATCAATAACAGCATCTAAGGCCTCTCGGCATTCGGCACCATTATCAAATAATGTGGTTATCTTCCATAACAAGAGAATGTCATTTATACCAAAAACACGGTTTTGTTTCTCGTCTATCCTTATTTGTGAAATATTGGAGGTCAGTGCAGTGACACGGCCTAAAGCTTCATCTCCACTTGAAGAACCGCCATTTGATTCTTCTTGGGTTATATCATCACTCAATATTTTAATTGGCCTACCAAAATCCACGCGAAGTTTTACAAGGCAGGCTATCACTGTACCAGTAGTAGTCCTGCCCCTACCCATCTGTGATATCAAAGAGATATTAGCAGCTAGAAATGAAAAGGACAAAAAGACAAGAACCAATGATGAACATATAATGAACGCATTCATAACTGATAAAGcataagagataaaagaataagaaatgaCCTGACAATTGAAAACAAAAGCAGTGTCCTTTGCAGCAGAAGCAATATTATTTGCCAAAATGTCAAAGTCAGAACGCTCGGGAGCTTTTCCATCAGTGATGGGTACACGTGCATACTTAATGGGAAACCCTTCAGCTTCCAAGCTTTTGAAAACTTCAAGTGGTGTTTGAATCAAATCAGAGGTAACATGCTCCCAAGCATCAAATATATGACCATCATCTGTTTCATGAATAACCATTATGGCACTGCTATATTGTTTAGCTTCCCTTAAAATGTCTTCTTTTAATCGAGCTTCCATTTTCTCCACTCTTTCACAGTCAATACCCTGAAAGAACAAATTACAGCTTCCAATTCACCAATAATAAAAGGAAAGAATGCCAAATTAATATGAAATTTAAAGCAGCATTAATGACATCTTAATTTCAGCCTATTAGACAATTAAGCATTAGTTGATCATGAATATATTGATAAAATACCGAGCTGCACAACTCATAGTTAGAGGTTTGACAATATTCAGCAAGCAAGTCGATTATGAGTTTGTGTCATTTCATGTATTAGTTATCTATACCAATGTATAAAGGGAGTCTACTCTTTTTTTTGGGATGaactttttcttccatttttacacttcatttaaactatttcatcatttttataaaatcatttaaattatcaattaaaaaaattagttaaactCCATTAGAATAGGAACAATCCATAACAAAAGGATTAACAACCCACAATAATAGAACGATATTAGACACTAAAAAAACTGTATTTTGATCTTATAtaagggaatattatattttggtataatattttttcttccaatattACCCTTcacttgattattttttaccattttatcgTTCATTGTATATAAAAGCGTCAAGACGGGCATGGCGCTAGTACCTCACAAAGTAGATACCCTTTTGTAACATTTGATGATCCCACTACTATAATGACATAACAGGTTTTGTGGAATGAACGAAAATAACTCCGTAAACAAAGAAAATACCCTTCCTTTCTCACACGTCTTAACTAGACATACCGCTTCCCAATTAGAATGCTAATTTTCCATGAGATTATTCTTTGGTTGGGAGGGAGTCTGGCTTGGACCACATtgctaagaatttttttttggccaATGGTTCCTGCTAACTAGTACAACTTAAATTGCAATATAGATTATAGACATCTTACTGAGAGGCTACAAGAAAAGTTGAGTTACAAACGAAGAGCCAGTTTTTCTGACATCTACTTAGCCATCCCTCTTTCATAACttcaaatttattgaaaagataTGTCAAATGTAATGCTTACCGTGTACTCCAACATGTTCTTGTATGGTCGTTCAACTTCACGAAGAACAAATGGCTTCCCATTGATGTAAATAACAGGCTCTTCTCTCATATTATGCCAAAGTATTGGGCATCCACCATTAGTACTGCAAATCCTATGAATGACAGACCGAATACCATCAATGGTTGGATTTGCAACACCAAAAACTGGAAATCCAGGAACTTTTCGAAAATTAGGAGCACCATCCACTCTCTCCGGCAAACTCGGATTTTGGCATCCAGGACAGTGATCACTTTTAAGAACAGTTTGACTTCCAAGAACTTCACCTTTTCTCAAGGCAGCAACATTACCCATCTCAGATGGCCGGCCATCAGTTGATTCAGCTATCTTTGTTAAAGATGGTTTCAAACTTGAATATCCAAGTGCACCCATTGGATCTCTCCTGAGTAACCTGCAGTGCCGATTGTTGTGAGTCATGCCAAATAACGGTAGACATTAAAATCAGAAACCCAATTGGTAAATATTGTGCAACAATGTGATGAAAAAATTGACATGAGAAAGTATATCACGGGAGAATGTTAAATAAACAGAGATATATGGAAGCTTCTGGAGTCACACGCAAGGTACATTGTTGGACAATCTTTACCGATTGGGTTTGAAAATTTATTCCATTTTATAAAAGAATCTGGATGCCTTGAAGAATCTATCTTGCAACCACACACAAGAAGCCTTCCTACATACCTAAGCATCATAGCAATTTAAAACACACAACCACTACCAGAAATTAATGTCAACCTTATATGTGTACTAGCACATGTACAAATCTTGATTGTATTTGTAAACTAAATAGCTAGTTGATTGATTCTAGTGAACCTAAAAGCAATAAACTCAAGGATTTCATTAATACTGGAACCAAGTTATATGGGTGATCAGGACCTCGGACTACATATGAAAGATTATTTCTGAAGGTCAAAGCGAGCTCAGTTCAGTAATATTAATGATCATTGCGAGACATACAGTTCACTAGCTAAACTCGTTTAGCTCAATAGATATACATCCACAGGCCTAATGAAGAGAAatcagaaaagaaaattaataaacatAGACCTCaaagttattaaaattttaacctGCGAATAATGCTGTAAAGTTCAGGCCTTGCTCTCATCCAATTGGAAAAACTACTTTGACCAGCGGTACTAGAAAGGAGTATATCCCTTTCTGAATTAATGTACACggcaaaacatattaaaaagtAGTATCTCTCCAAGTACTCCACAAAAAAGGAAAGCGATGCCTCCTTTTTCATCTCATCTGGCTGTCGCAGAATGCTATTGCGATAGGTACCAATTGCTTCACGCAAATTCTGAAGTTCAAGAAAGACAGATTAAATACGGAAATTTTAGAAATATGAAGATTCAACCCACAAGATACATAGAAGGAAATTCAAATGTTCAAAGAGACTATATAAACAACCAACATAGAAGTTATTTTAGTACCACAAGATTGGAATCATTAAAAACAGATACCTGCATTGAAGCACATTTGTCAATGACTTTGTCGACTTGTCTTTTTCCGTCAACACCACCCTGAAGAATAATTTTAGCAAATTAGAACAACAAGAACAAATTCTTGTCTTACACATGAAATATCAAGTTTAATGTCCGGTACCTCTAACACCCGAACCAAGCTTCTTATGACTGCATATTCTCCCCTACGAATTGCCTCCTCTGAGTTAGGCAAATGGTCGGCAGCATTGGTCATAGATTGAAAAATTCTACCCATAGAATTGCTTCTTGGAATCCCTATCATGTAATAACATAATAATTAGATTTTTGTCAATGGAAAATCCACTGGTACGCCTTATGATTTAAACTTAATAACAAaggtgtaaaaataaaataaaataaaataagataaagaaaatCATTAGAAAGAGGTGGGATTTACAGTATACGctctaaattgttttttatgtgTGCATATTTCCAACGAAATTAGTGATTATGTTGCAAGAGTCGAAAGAGCCTCATCACAGTTGTTGGATTAAGAATGGATGCCAAGGAATGTACAACTACAACTATAATTTAGGCCATTGGTCCTCAATTCAATTGTTGCATTGCACTTTTCTCACACTCATTACAGGTCCGTGCTCTCAAGTTATATGTTTGGTTCATACTCACATGCATCCTCCCCTAGAGCACTAGGACAAATGTCCTGTAAATTAGcaataatatgaataaaaaagcACCCTAGGGAGATAAACTAAAGAGCTGTGTTTCtgttatatattttctttttaaaagttagtAAAATGACCTGCTCCTCTTCCAATAAACTCAACTGACACCAACATCATGGTAAATGCTAACAAGTACAGAAAGAATGTAACCATGTGCCTCAAATTGCATTGGTAAGAAAAACTGCCACGCTTATGAAAACCGCCACACATTTTATGTTAACAAAAAACTGGAATGTGTATTCATGTGCTCGGATATTGGTGCATCAAAGTAGTgcttttttgaaggataaaagaattcaattattttttaattaaacagcTTTCAATAAGATACTGGATGTGCAAGAATCACAATCTTGTATTCAAATTTCTTGGACGAAAATTGgcataaatgaaagaaaataaacaataaaattggaaaagtttaataagtaaataaaagtACCAGAGGCTCCAATTCGATTGAGGTAGACCAAAGTTGCGATAACCATTCCGGTTGTCGTTCGTCCACGCCCCATTTGACAATTAAAAATTATCTCTGTATTTACATCAGCTTGAGAAATTTTATGTACCTAAAATCAAAGATTAAGTGTAGCTAAGATACAAGAAATCATTGGTTTAAGGAAACTTATTAAATAAGTAAGTTTTCTAAGTTAATAAATACTAGGCTTcccaataacaaataaaaaaccttGAGGATTGTCTATCAGCAGTCCCACCACGACAGGACAAAAAATTAAAGCTAAACTACATAACCCAACTCCTTAATTGTAACAAAAGAATATATGTTCAGATTGTGAAGCTTATGATGGTAGCATAAAACAAAAgagtggaaaaagaaaaaagcaagaTGAATCATtatattctttctttcaaacaaaTTCACTCAGAAGCATTTTTtccacccaaaaaaataatttatgcaaAGAACTCACCAAAATATCAAAATCCAGCTCCTTAGGTGATTTTTCATCAGTTATAGGAACACGTTCATAATCAACAAGGTATCCCTCCACTTGCAATTCCTCGTAGacctacaaaaaagaaaaaatgtaatgCAATTTTTAGCAGGAGAAAACTGATTAGTACTCACATTACCATTTTAATCAAGTTTCACACATACCTCTAATGGTGTCTTCACAGAATCACATGATACCGGTTCCCATTGGTCCACCATCTGACCATCGGGCAGTTCATCCGTCACAAGGATCTTATATCCATATCTGTTACGTCAACATTAAAATAAGATTGATagtaaagaataaaaacaaccATGATTTCCGCACGACAAGGTAGCGACAAATACAGAGTAGCACCGTAGAAAGTACCTTTCAGCTTCCGACAGGATGTCTTCTTTCAAACGAGCTTCCATTTGTTCAACCCTTTCCCTATTAATTCCCTGATTGAGTACAAGTCCCAACGTTATGACAAAACAGTTTTATTGAAACAGCAATGCACTCAATTCAACTAAAACAATTCAACCCCCAAATTTCGTGTATCCGCAATTGCAGCCGCAATATATAGATTTTGGCGGCTCATGCATCCAGATGGCAACTGCAATTGCAGCCGCAATATATAGATTTTggttctgtttggataaacaacttatttagcAGCTAACAGCATAAGCACTTATGACTAAGCTTTTTATGAAacacaagataaattaaaatcaaactgTTTGTGTATAATataaaagttgttttcataatctATCCGGAAGTGATTATGGAAATTAGCTGAAAACAatgtcataagttattttcataatttctcCCAAACAATGTCACAAGTACTACTTAGGACAgtatataagctcaaataagtcaatacAAACAGGCCATAAGACCACAATTTAAAATCTCATGTGGTATATGTGAATAAAAGATCTTGATCCCCGGATTAGTCGGTCCATGAACCAGATACAaagtttccaaaaaaaaataaaaaaataaattaaaaatgaaaaaatgaataacatatatataCCGTATACTCGAGGTTGGAGAATGGTCTCTCAACATCACGCAGAACAAACGGACGGCCATTAATGTACACAAGCtgatttcaacaaaaaaaaaaaaaaaaaagttgttaattACTAATTATAGCATTATCATTCATCATTagcattaaaaaaaacttaaattaaaaataaattagtccATGAAcaatacatattaaaaaaagaaaagaaaagaaaagaaagtataCCGGTTCTTCACGAAGACTAATCCAAAGAACTTGTTGTTTGTTCTGGCGATTACGAATGTGATTAAGAACATTTCTGATTCCATCAACAGTTGGGATAGCAACACCATGAACATGCAAAGAGTCAGCACGACGATAATTAGGAGCACCTTCGATCTGAGGAGAAAGACGTTTATTTTGACAACCAGGAAAATGGTCACTCTTCAGAATTGTCTTCTTTCCAAGCACTGAACCTCCTCGCATTCTCATCACTTCCTCTGGTTCCTTCACTACTCTCGCCATCGCTTCAAAACCACGCGCCACCAATGCAGAATATgcggagaagaagatgaagatgaagatgtaaTGTGTATTGTGTAAATGTTTGCGAAGTTACTTTAAACAAGGAAGGAAAGTATTGAGAATTGAGAAAGAGTTAAGAGTTGTTGTTAATCTGTGGTTTATCGTTTTTAAGTGAGTTTATATAACTAACTTGTCAACTTCACATGGATTTTCATTTTTTCGATTAACTAACTAATATTGTAACTGTAAGCATCAATTTTACctgtattaatttattattgtaaGTATTTTCTGATGGATTTTTCCGggaaaaagaaatgatattctGAAACAACCAATAATACCTACcaaaaatcttttttctttttctcacaaCAACGTGAAACGTGTGTGTGAATGTGATGTgattgatactttttttttatattttaatttatgaattaaatagtgtaatatatttaaatattcttTTCAAGGAAGcgtaaatatttaaatatgtttagCGTGTGATGTGCTTTTGCacaatttctttctttcataaAGTAGTATTAttgatctttaaaaaaaaaatagtattattgTTGTCCATGTCAGCTTAGCGGATAGAACATAGCATGATATATGCATTATccgattattattataaataaaaatttatattttagattaatttaattactaatgtatatagtttttattatacaccacatatatcatttaatttgaaattgtaacccattgtcatatgataaaatttattaatctaaaagaaaaaaattgactattttttgtgtgaaaataaTATTCAACTATAAACACTAATTTCTCAAATCGTCAAGTAGGATTATAATGGACGATAAATTCCTCATAGAGAGATAGAATATGGTTATATTAGGAGGCTGAATTGAaactcttgattttttttgtgtaaattgaGTATTCTCCGTGCGCAACTGTGGAGACTAATCTCTCAAGCCTTGTGAATCTAAATGGACGGTAAACTTTCCTAAAAGTTTTAATGTTGCTACATACACAAAGCTGAATTCGAACTCATGATCTTGGTTAAGCCAGAGAAGACTCGTGCATTGAACCTCTTATTTGAAAGTCCTTGAATAAAGAGTGGCATTTTTTAATAGTCTTGTGAAACTCCTCCTTAATAATTTATGTAATGTAAAGTGTAAAACCTTGCTTTGAAACCGTGTCAGTAAgtcaaattaaaaaagaataatattaaaatgaaaacgTGTGTTGTGTTGTCTGTTTTGTTTGGATGAGGTGAGGTTGTATGTTATGCTGTGAATATTCTGTTATCGTTAATGCCAAGTTGGCACATTACTCAGAAAATGGCCATGAACAGAATCAACCCTGAATggtccatttttctttttccttgtaAACTGGAACTGGATCAGATTCTATTTAAATATGCTTtctgttttcttctttctttaatgAACGACCATAAAACATACATATACCATGCGATTCGTGGTCGTGGATAAGGTTGAACTAAAATACATGATGATGTGGACGGTGGAGTACAAATTGTCACACTCATTCTTTTCTCGTTTCTTTTTTCACTAATTGTGAAActcattctttttttcatttttgaaagGTGTGACATCTTTTAACAcaccaaaaatttaaaatttacttgttttttGTGAAATGATTTAGTGGttagaactcacacaatttaTTTGTAGAGAGGTGGAGTGATCGGGATTCGAActccggctcctgcatataaaatgcaatatcacACCAACTGAACTAGAC containing:
- the LOC11428676 gene encoding paladin; translation: MARVVKEPEEVMRMRGGSVLGKKTILKSDHFPGCQNKRLSPQIEGAPNYRRADSLHVHGVAIPTVDGIRNVLNHIRNRQNKQQVLWISLREEPLVYINGRPFVLRDVERPFSNLEYTGINRERVEQMEARLKEDILSEAERYGYKILVTDELPDGQMVDQWEPVSCDSVKTPLEVYEELQVEGYLVDYERVPITDEKSPKELDFDILVHKISQADVNTEIIFNCQMGRGRTTTGMVIATLVYLNRIGASGIPRSNSMGRIFQSMTNAADHLPNSEEAIRRGEYAVIRSLVRVLEGGVDGKRQVDKVIDKCASMQNLREAIGTYRNSILRQPDEMKKEASLSFFVEYLERYYFLICFAVYINSERDILLSSTAGQSSFSNWMRARPELYSIIRRLLRRDPMGALGYSSLKPSLTKIAESTDGRPSEMGNVAALRKGEVLGSQTVLKSDHCPGCQNPSLPERVDGAPNFRKVPGFPVFGVANPTIDGIRSVIHRICSTNGGCPILWHNMREEPVIYINGKPFVLREVERPYKNMLEYTGIDCERVEKMEARLKEDILREAKQYSSAIMVIHETDDGHIFDAWEHVTSDLIQTPLEVFKSLEAEGFPIKYARVPITDGKAPERSDFDILANNIASAAKDTAFVFNCQMGRGRTTTGTVIACLVKLRVDFGRPIKILSDDITQEESNGGSSSGDEALGRVTALTSNISQIRIDEKQNRVFGINDILLLWKITTLFDNGAECREALDAVIDRCSALQNIRQAVLQYRKVFNQQHVEPRVRRVALDRGAEYLERYFRLIAFAAYLGSEAFDGFCGQGNSRMTFKVWLHQRPEVQAMKWSIRSRPGRFFTVPEELRESQESQHGDAVMESTVNARNGSVLGKGSILKMYFFPGQRTSNNIQIHGAPHVYKVDGYPVCCMATPTISGAKEMLNYLDAKSKPGFTARKVILTDVREEAVVYINCVPFVHRELNKPVDTLKHVGITGPVVEHMEARLKEDTLAEIRQSGGRMLLHREEYDPSTNQSTVVGYWENILADDVKTPAEVYSLLKDDGYDIVYRRIPLTRERDALASDVDAIQYCQDDSAGSYLFVSHTGFGGVAYAMAIICIRLGAEANFASKILQPSFGPDTYAVTEDNSLSRASNETALRMGDYRDILNLTRVLVHGPQSKADVDIVIERCAGAGHIRDDILYYIREFEKFTDDDDEERAYLFDMGIKALRRYFFLITFRSYLYCNSPDDTEFAGWMDARPELSHLCNNLRIDK